A genomic region of Ptychodera flava strain L36383 unplaced genomic scaffold, AS_Pfla_20210202 Scaffold_48__1_contigs__length_985763_pilon, whole genome shotgun sequence contains the following coding sequences:
- the LOC139128312 gene encoding uncharacterized protein gives MLARSKDDSLVTMVIWKTSINGPRRGFNHSHVADLSICQVSIGGFTVTLGILGIVFDITGPTVVTTAAIPCGAFIVVSGVIGLVCAAKKTNQTILTSVIVSIVLAFLLTMLLVRASGALISDFMYSRDFDTIVVDVLLAMVALMGTIAAIGSAVICCKAFIFDQPRIVHNATEKQAIPHNTQHKWEVHP, from the exons atgtTGGCAAGAAGTAAAGATGATTCATTGGTAACCATGGTAATATGGAAGACCTCAATCAATGGACCAAGACGAGGTTTTAATCATAGTCACGTCGCTGACCTAAGCATTTGTCAAGTCAGTATTGGCGGTTTTACCGTGACCTTGGGAATACTTGGCATTGTTTTTGACATTACAGGTCCCACCGTGGTCACCACTGCAGCAATACCATGTGGCGCTTTC ATTGTGGTAAGCGGCGTCATTGGACTCGTTTGTGCAGCGAAAAAGACAAATCAGACA ATTTTAACGTCCGTGATTGTCTCGATTGTACTGGCGTTTCTACTCACGATGCTTCTTGTTCGGGCCAGCGGAGCTCTGATTTCCGACTTTATGTACTCAAGGGACTTCGATACG ATAGTGGTTGATGTTCTCCTAGCGATGGTAGCTCTCATGGGGACTATTGCAGCAATTGGATCAGCTGTGATTTGCTGCAAAGCCTTCATTTTCGACCAACCTCGAATC GTTCACAATGCAACGGAAAAACAAGCTATCCCACATAACACTCAACACAAGTGGGAAGTTCACCCGTAA